Proteins encoded in a region of the Methanobacterium sp. genome:
- the rpoA2 gene encoding DNA-directed RNA polymerase subunit A'', with amino-acid sequence MDIKKVEKVAKKKKAIFPEKLIQEIAEAAKKHDLDDKELEKLVQEIKKAYIRSEVESGEAVGTVAAQSVGEPGTQMTMRTFHYAGVAELNVTLGLPRLIEIVDARKKISTPTMAIYFDEENASDEEFVRTIANRIGKITLNDILNDLNVNYANMNMSIEIDEDQVKEKRLDYGEVIAKIEKTFKSVEINNNLLSFEPKITDPKHAIRELRLLADKVRDLQISGIKNIGKVVIRKEGQEWVIHTEGSNLGAVLKMDGVDRVRTTTNDIHEVEKVLGIEAARNAIIHEAQTTMEEQGLTVDVRHIMLVADMMTSDGIVKSIGRHGISGEKASVLARASFEETGKHLLRASIRGEIDHLTGIIENIIIGQPIPLGTGSVGVIMNDK; translated from the coding sequence GTGGATATAAAAAAAGTTGAAAAGGTGGCCAAAAAGAAAAAAGCCATATTTCCAGAAAAACTCATCCAAGAAATAGCTGAAGCAGCCAAAAAACATGATTTGGATGATAAAGAACTGGAAAAATTGGTTCAAGAAATCAAAAAGGCCTACATAAGGTCGGAAGTCGAGTCTGGTGAGGCGGTGGGTACAGTTGCTGCCCAGTCAGTGGGAGAACCAGGTACTCAGATGACCATGCGTACCTTTCACTATGCAGGAGTGGCAGAACTTAATGTGACCCTAGGATTACCACGATTAATTGAGATTGTGGATGCACGTAAGAAAATATCCACACCAACTATGGCAATATACTTTGATGAAGAAAATGCAAGTGATGAAGAGTTCGTAAGAACCATAGCTAATAGAATAGGTAAAATAACTCTTAATGACATCCTCAATGACTTAAATGTAAACTATGCAAATATGAACATGAGCATAGAGATAGATGAAGATCAAGTTAAGGAGAAACGACTTGACTATGGTGAGGTTATTGCCAAGATAGAGAAAACTTTTAAAAGTGTAGAAATAAATAACAACTTACTCAGTTTTGAACCTAAAATTACTGATCCTAAACATGCAATTAGGGAACTCCGACTTTTAGCTGATAAGGTTCGCGATCTCCAGATAAGTGGAATTAAGAACATAGGGAAGGTAGTGATCCGTAAAGAAGGGCAAGAATGGGTCATTCATACTGAAGGTTCAAATTTAGGGGCAGTTCTGAAAATGGATGGCGTGGATCGAGTTAGAACAACCACCAATGACATACACGAGGTGGAAAAAGTTCTGGGAATAGAAGCCGCTCGAAATGCCATTATTCACGAAGCCCAAACAACTATGGAAGAACAAGGACTCACTGTAGATGTGCGACACATCATGCTGGTGGCTGATATGATGACTTCTGACGGAATAGTCAAATCCATTGGCCGTCATGGAATCAGTGGAGAAAAGGCAAGCGTTTTAGCCAGAGCATCATTTGAAGAAACGGGTAAACATCTTCTCCGGGCCAGCATTAGGGGTGAGATAGACCATCTTACCGGAATAATAGAAAATATTATTATCGGGCAGCCAATACCACTGGGAACAGGATCAGTTGGCGTCATCATGAATGATAAATAG